The following coding sequences lie in one Manis javanica isolate MJ-LG chromosome X, MJ_LKY, whole genome shotgun sequence genomic window:
- the EIF2S3 gene encoding eukaryotic translation initiation factor 2 subunit 3 produces the protein MAGGEAGVTLGQPHLSRQDLATLDVTKLTPLSHEVISRQATINIGTIGHVAHGKSTVVKAISGVHTVRFKNELERNITIKLGYANAKIYKLDDPSCPRPECYRSCGSSTPDEFPTDIPGTKGNFKLVRHVSFVDCPGHDILMATMLNGAAVMDAALLLIAGNESCPQPQTSEHLAAIEIMKLKHILILQNKIDLVKESQAKEQYEQILAFVQGTVAEGAPIIPISAQLKYNIEVVCEYIVKKIPVPPRDFTSEPRLIVIRSFDVNKPGCEVDDLKGGVAGGSILKGVLKVGQEIEVRPGIVSKDSEGKLMCKPIFSKIVSLFAEHNDLQYAAPGGLIGVGTKIDPTLCRADRMVGQVLGAVGALPEIFTELEISYFLLRRLLGVRTEGDKKAAKVQKLSKNEVLMVNIGSLSTGGRVSAVKADLGKIVLTNPVCTEVGEKIALSRRVEKHWRLIGWGQIRRGVTIKPTVDDD, from the exons ATGGCGGGAGGTGAGGCTGGAGTGACACTGGGGCAGCCGCATCTTTCTCGCCAGGATCTCGCCACCTTG GATGTTACCAAGTTGACTCCACTTTCACACGAAGTTATCAGCAGACAAGCCACAATTAATATAG GTACAATTGGTCATGTAGCCCATGGGAAATCCACAGTTGTAAAAGCTATTTCTGGAGTTCACACTGTCAGGTTCAAAAATGAACTAGAAAGAAATATTACAATCAAGCTTGGATATGCTAATGCCAAG ATTTATAAACTTGACGACCCAAGCTGTCCTCGGCCAGAATGTTACAGATCCTGTGGAAGTAGTACACCTGATGAGTTTCCTACAGACATTCCAGGGACCAAAGGGAACTTCAAATTAGTCAG ACATGTTTCCTTTGTTGACTGTCCTGGCCATGATATTTTGATGGCTACTATGCTGAACGGTGCAGCTGTGATGGACGCAGCTCTTCTGTTGATAG cTGGTAATGAGTCTTGTCCTCAACCTCAGACTTCTGAACACCTGGCTGCTATAGAAATCATGAAACTGAAGCATATTTTgattctacaaaataaaatagatttggTAAAAGAAAGTCAGGCTAAAGAACAGTATGAACAGATTCTTGCGTTTGTACAAG GTACAGTAGCAGAAGGGGCTCCTATCATTCCAATTTCTGCTCAGCTGAAATACAACATTGAAGTTGTCTGTGAGTACATAGTAAAGAAAATTCCAGTACCCCCAAGGGACTTTACTTCAGAGCCCCGACTTATTG TTATCCGGTCCTTTGATGTCAATAAACCTGGCTGTGAAGTTGATGACCTTAAGGGTGGTGTGGCTGGTGGTAGTATTCTAAAAGGAGTTTTAAAG GTGGGCCAGGAGATTGAAGTCAGACCTGGCATTGTTTCCAAAGACAGTGAAGGAAAACTCATGTGTAAACCAATCTTTTCCAAAATTGTGTCCCTTTTCGCTGAGCATAATGATCTCCAGTATGCTGCTCCAGGAGGTCTTATTG GAGTTGGAACAAAAATTGACCCCACTTTGTGCCGGGCTGACAGAATGGTAGGGCAGGTACTTGGTGCAGTTGGAGCTTTACCTGAGATCTTCACCGAGTTGGAAATCTCCTATTTCCTACTTAGACGCCTTCTAGGTGTACGCACTGAAGGAGATAAGAAAGCAGCAAAG GTGCAAAAGCTGTCTAAGAACGAAGTGCTCATGGTGAACATAGGATCCCTGTCGACAGGAGGAAGAGTTAGTGCAGTCAAGGCTGATTTGGGCAAAATCGTATTGACTAATCCTGTGTGCACCGAAGTGGGAGAAAAAATTGCCCTTAGCCGAAGAGTTGAAAAACACTGGCG tttAATTGGTTGGGGTCAAATAAGAAGAGGAGTGACAATCAAGCCAACAGTAGATGATGACTGA